The following coding sequences lie in one Arachis hypogaea cultivar Tifrunner chromosome 9, arahy.Tifrunner.gnm2.J5K5, whole genome shotgun sequence genomic window:
- the LOC112711044 gene encoding protein HLB1, with product MPEPEESHNGVQPEPNPQSLTDQNPNPQPEPQSNPEPVHAAQARSEPEPRSEADPAVNNDADLSETAIRSNHTVDANPPAQPQLRKDEGNRTFTMRELLNGLKNESEPDKEDSNSPRTHQSQQQQQQQTQQNNAAMELINSVVGADEEGRSRQRILTFAARRYATAIERNPDDYDALYNWALVLQESADNVSPDSTSPSKDALLEEACKKYDEATCLCPTLHDAFYNWAIAISDRAKMRGRTKEAEELWKQATRNYEKAVQLNWNSPQALNNWGLALQELSAIVPVREKQKIVRTAISKFRAAIQLQFDFHRAIYNLGTVLYGLAEDTLRTGGSANAQEVSPNELYSQSAIYIAAAHALKPNYSVYSSALRLVRSMLPLPHLKIGYLTAPPAGKSLAPHNDWKRSEFILDHERLQQVPKGEQRQVPQTLAGRSTDAANGDKKTIKVDIADIVSVSACADLTLPPGAGLCIDTIHEPVYLVADSWESLDGWLDAVRLVYTIYVRGKSDVLAGIIAG from the exons ATGCCCGAACCAGAAGAATCCCACAACGGAGTCCAACCCGAGCCTAATCCCCAATCACTAACGGACCAAAATCCCAATCCTCAGCCAGAGCCACAATCGAATCCTGAGCCTGTTCATGCAGCACAAGCGCGATCAGAGCCAGAACCTAGATCCGAAGCTGATCCAGCTGTTAACAATGATGCAGATCTCAGTGAAACCGCGATCCGTTCCAACCACACGGTGGATGCCAACCCTCCGGCGCAACCTCAGCTTCGGAAAGACGAAGGGAACCGAACCTTCACAATGAGGGAATTGCTTAACGGATTGAAGAACGAGTCCGAACCTGACAAAGAAGATTCCAATTCTCCCCGCAC CCATCAGAgtcaacagcagcagcagcagcaaacaCAGCAGAACAACGCTGCAATGGAGTTGATAAACAGTGTTGTAGGTGCCGACGAGGAGGGCCGATCGCGGCAACGGATTCTCACATTTGCTGCCAGGAG GTATGCTACTGCAATTGAGAGGAATCCAGATGATTATGATGCACTATACAATTGGGCATTGGTGCTTCAG GAAAGTGCAGATAATGTTAGTCCAGATTCCACTTCACCTTCCAAAGATGCTTTACTCGAGGAAGCTTGTAAAAAATATGATGAGGCCACTTGCCTATGCCCCACACTACATGAT GCTTTCTACAATTGGGCTATAGCAATCTCTGATCGGGCGAAAATGCGTGGTCGCACAAAGGAAGCTGAAGAACTATGGAAACAG GCAACACGTAACTACGAAAAAGCAGTCCAGCTCAACTGGAACAGCCCTCAG GCACTTAACAACTGGGGACTTGCCCTTCAG gaaCTTAGTGCCATTGTTCCAGTTCGAGAAAAGCAAAAGATTGTAAGAACTGCTATCAGCAAG TTCCGTGCAGCTATTCAATTACAATTTGATTTCCATCGGGCAATTTACAATCTCGGAACTGTTCTG TATGGTTTAGCCGAGGACACCTTAAGAACTGGGGGATCGGCGAATGCTCAAGAAGTTTCACCTAATGAATTGTACAGCCAATCTGCAATATATATTGCAGCTGCTCATGCATTGAAACCAAATTATTCA GTTTATAGCAGTGCCTTGCGGTTGGTGCGATCTATG CTACCGCTGCCACATCTTAAAATTGGATATTTAACAGCACCTCCCGCGGGGAAATCACTTGCACCTCATAATGACTGGAAACGATCAGAATTCATTTTGGATCACGAAAGGCTTCAACAG GTGCCCAAAGGCGAACAGAGACAAGTGCCTCAAACTCTCGCAGGCAGATCCACAGATGCAGCAAATGGAGATAAAAAGACAATCAAAGTAGATATAGCAGATATTGTTTCAGTATCAGCTTGTGCTGACCTAACCTTACCACCTGGTGCAGGCCTCTGCATCGATACAATTCACGAACCTGTTTACCTG GTTGCTGACTCGTGGGAATCGTTAGATGGATGGCTCGACGCAGTTCGTTTAGTATACACAATTTATGTACGGGGCAAAAGTGATGTGCTGGCTGGAATTATAGCGGgataa
- the LOC112711046 gene encoding uncharacterized protein isoform X1 → MSESGSASSLVAETVWKEIESTRTVELWNTVSDDQLWTLHFIFGKNMEGAARIVDQRGVSRISGNPSGRFVFQVTGESPRKKDHYLCFPHHFCACYSFFYDVLNRRQQLSCKHQIAARLAASLGVYVELNVSDEELALLLSKI, encoded by the exons ATGAGTGAAAGTGGGAGTGCAAGTAGTTTGGTAGCAGAGACTGTGTGGAAGGAAATCGAGTCTACACGCACAG TTGAACTTTGGAATACAGTGAGCGATGACCAACTTTGGAC ATTGCATTTTATATTTGGGAAGAACATGGAGGGAGCCGCAAGAATCGTGGATCAAAGAGGCGTTAGCAGGATATCTGGGAATCCAAGTGGGAGGTTCGTCTTTCAGGTTACAGGGGAATCCCCAAGGAAGAAAGATCACTATCTCTGTTTTCCTCATCATTTCTGCGCCTGCTATTCTTTCTTCTACGATGTTCTCAACAGACGCCAACAACTCTCT TGTAAGCATCAAATAGCTGCAAGACTTGCTGCGTCATTGGGAGTTTATGTCGAATTGAATGTCTCCGATGAGGAGCTCGCTCTCTTGCTTTCCAAAATATAG
- the LOC112711046 gene encoding uncharacterized protein isoform X2 — protein sequence MSESGSASSLVAETVWKEIESTRTVSDDQLWTLHFIFGKNMEGAARIVDQRGVSRISGNPSGRFVFQVTGESPRKKDHYLCFPHHFCACYSFFYDVLNRRQQLSCKHQIAARLAASLGVYVELNVSDEELALLLSKI from the exons ATGAGTGAAAGTGGGAGTGCAAGTAGTTTGGTAGCAGAGACTGTGTGGAAGGAAATCGAGTCTACACGCACAG TGAGCGATGACCAACTTTGGAC ATTGCATTTTATATTTGGGAAGAACATGGAGGGAGCCGCAAGAATCGTGGATCAAAGAGGCGTTAGCAGGATATCTGGGAATCCAAGTGGGAGGTTCGTCTTTCAGGTTACAGGGGAATCCCCAAGGAAGAAAGATCACTATCTCTGTTTTCCTCATCATTTCTGCGCCTGCTATTCTTTCTTCTACGATGTTCTCAACAGACGCCAACAACTCTCT TGTAAGCATCAAATAGCTGCAAGACTTGCTGCGTCATTGGGAGTTTATGTCGAATTGAATGTCTCCGATGAGGAGCTCGCTCTCTTGCTTTCCAAAATATAG
- the LOC112711046 gene encoding uncharacterized protein isoform X3 — translation MSESGSASSLVAETVWKEIESTRTVSDDQLWTTWREPQESWIKEALAGYLGIQVGGSSFRLQGNPQGRKITISVFLIISAPAILSSTMFSTDANNSLVSIK, via the exons ATGAGTGAAAGTGGGAGTGCAAGTAGTTTGGTAGCAGAGACTGTGTGGAAGGAAATCGAGTCTACACGCACAG TGAGCGATGACCAACTTTGGAC AACATGGAGGGAGCCGCAAGAATCGTGGATCAAAGAGGCGTTAGCAGGATATCTGGGAATCCAAGTGGGAGGTTCGTCTTTCAGGTTACAGGGGAATCCCCAAGGAAGAAAGATCACTATCTCTGTTTTCCTCATCATTTCTGCGCCTGCTATTCTTTCTTCTACGATGTTCTCAACAGACGCCAACAACTCTCT TGTAAGCATCAAATAG